Part of the Lates calcarifer isolate ASB-BC8 linkage group LG6, TLL_Latcal_v3, whole genome shotgun sequence genome, AATAACTTATTGCTGTAGCTCAATTGGCTTGTTCAGTGGGCAGAGAGAGCATGGATGCCCATTTATATAGCTGTATCTGCTAAATAAATTAGCTCCATCCAGGCAGGAGTGGCAGCACTGCTTTTAcccattttcttgttttcatgtgtaATAATTTACCTGTTATGTTGACATAAGTTCCTTTCTGACAGATTTCACAATTGAAGCAACATTTATGGATTCCATCTTGCTTTTTTGCATATCCTGCAGGACATTCTGTGGAACACAGTGAAGTAGGGACCTGTACAGCACAATTGTTTAGCAGAAAAGTAAATGTAAGTGTAGGAAAGAGAATATTGAAAAAGAACAGATGATAGAGAAGTATAACCATCAATGTAAGTTTTATATTGAAACAACCCTTCATAGTGCGTCATGAACAACCCCCACTGGTGGATGTTCCTGATTTTGGGGTTTGCCCATCACAACTTCAACCCATCACCAAACCGTGTACCAAACTCttgacaggaaaaaaagtaCTTACTCCCTTCATGTACCACTGaattttgctgttgttgatgAAGAAATTGATCGTTGGGTGAAATGTATGAGTGCCGATCTCCTCTGCATCACCGCTGTGGTTCCAGAAAACTATGGAGTAGGATCCGAACTTGGGGTCACCGTTCTCATCAaactgaatagtttgatttaaaaGTGTAAAATTTGACTTCTTCAACTCTGCTAGAACCTGATGTAGGTACACAAATGTTGCTTCAGTTTTTGAAGTATTGGTAGCCACCGGTAGAGTGTGCATCATTTGTCTGATTTCTAATATTTGATGGGTAGAAATAAGTTTTGATAGTATTCTGAGAATTTATAGGCTTTGTAATGTGTGATAACTGAATGAATTATCAAGTTTGTGTACTTACCATATGTGGGTACACTGTAATTTTGTCATTACATGTTCCAGTTCCACATTGCAAGACATTATGTAAGGCATGAGCGATGGCATATACAGCAGAATAAACTGGGAAAGAGAATGACGGGTCTGCAGCAATGACATCCTCTGCATTCAGGTTACTGCAGTTACAAACCTGATTACAAAACTTCTGCTGTCCTGCATTTTCACAATGCATCTGTCTTTTGGAAGAATAGATAAAATCACTGAAACCAGGTATTGTCACTACTGGCTCTGAGACCCCAAGTACAGTTCCAATATTTTTGATTCCTTTCTCTTTTGGAAGCCTTTTGTTTAAGGACCATGCATCCCCTGCTATCCACACCTTCTTGGTGACATTTAGTTGTATTGCTGACCTAATGAGAGTTTCAGCAGTCCATTCAGGagcaaaaacaataatgatagGTATCTCAAGTGCCCCTATTTGTTTGAATATTTGGGAGTAATTTGAATCATGATTTAGACCATTGGTGTATGCCAGGCAGATCTCAGTGTCCTTAATCCTTTTCATGAACAAGTCCCGGCCATCGTTGCCATAATCATTATCAGTGTTAAGGAAAGCAACCCAGCGCCAGTTGAAGTGCAATATGATGTTAACTATAACGTCTATGACATCCTTATTGGGATGCACTGTTCgcaggaaagagggaaaaatctgttttcttgaAAAGACAGAGCTAGCAGCTCCATAACTGACCTGTTAAATGAGCAACAAATAAATTATCATTAGTttcagtatatttaaaaaagttaaagtacTTTTCAATGTGTTTTATTCAACATACAATAGTTAACAAATTTACCATAGGAATGAGATTCATCATGAATAATGGGGCTACAGTCAGTGTCTCCGTGCTTGTGAAAGTGCCAACCACTGATGTCACTTTGGACAGATTCTTGTGTGGTTCACTCCAAGGCTGAATCAAGCCATTGACTGAGATGAGGTCCAAAACACCTGGAAAATTCTGTGTATCTGAGCAGTGGTCAAATATCTCATAGCCAAGAGATACATTTGGCAGTAGATTGGTAGAGTTGTTGATTTCCTCCACTGAGAATCTCATCAACTCAAACTTCCGATAATTTGAGTCAATTAACTTTGTACTGTGGACAGAGGAAGGacagtgagagtgtgtatgaATTAGTTTCATGGTTGAGGTATTAATGTTTGTGAAGGATGTACAGATATagatatttaaatgtgtttcatggATCAAAGAGTTAGATCAATTATGCACTTTGTCATTCAGTAACTTTGATAATATAGCAATTAATTGGATTGGTTTTGGGGCTAGTATGCAACTAGAAGTAGCTATTGACCCTAAGTAAAACTGAATTCTATAATAACGTAATCTGTTAGGTTTGCTAGGTTTTTTCTATCAGTTTCAACTAATACACTCAGATTTAGCATTAGACTCACCTGGAGCAGTCGATGGCTTCTGGTCTGTCATGATGAACTAGTGCACTGTCATGATGAATGTCAAAAAGTCCACCTATCAAATAGTTTCCTTTCAGCTGAAACTCTGAGGCTGGGACAGTGCATTGAGCAAAGGCATATAAAAAAGTTCCCAGTAGACATAACAGAGCAAGAACATGTTTCATTGCTGTAGTTCACGTTTATCAGTCTGATGTGAAGTATACTGAGACTTGCCCCTGCCTTTACTTTATGAGTCATGAGTCACTGGTGATGGTTAAGCCACATTGATGATTTCCATGCATGTGGGAATGAAATTTCAAACCTATAAACGGCTGGAGGAGAATTCACAAATCAGTATGCAAAAATCATCTTAACTGCTGCTTCAGAGCCCCTTTGATATATACTCAGTTTAACAATAAAGTAAGTTCATTGCCCCTATCATGAATGAATCTGGTTATCCTGGAAATACCTTCATCCaaataacaaaatgtaacatacaTTAACTTATGTTTGACAGATGTATAAATGAGAAATATGATAATATTCACTTTAACATTTTGCTCTGTTAGAAAATCTGGACTTTTTAGTTCATTTTCCTTCTTAGCAGCCCAGGATTACACTAATAATGGTCATACGTTGTTTTAAGagaaagttaatatttttctgCTTGATCTTATTAGTGTcagcagaaaacagcaaaatggaAAGTTAGACATTAAGATAGCAAAGTATTTGCCAACTTCTGAATGTGGCCCATTTTAACGGTACACATTAATTCTgttcatttgcattcatttaacTTTTTGTCTTGGAGAAGTTTGGGTGTGGCAAATGTGAAGTGAATTATGAACTATACTGACATTGATCTGACTGTAGGAAATAGGTATACTGACACCATGGGCCCAGATCACTTTGTTTGGATGTTAGCTCTTGAGCTCTACGCCACGAATATCTACAAAATATGAAGCCAAGACACCAATGTACTGTTTGAAGGGACACAGCCTCTTTAATAGcatttggagtgaaaaaattaCACTTAAGctattaaaatcttttttttttcataactgtagcacaagaaaacaagaacatGCAATCCAtgagaaatgtatttaattcaTCAAATCTAGAACCCAATTAACCAGGTCTGCTTTCATCAATTTAAACTGAAATGGATTTAATAATAGGAAACAGTATggtgcttgaaaaaaaaaaataaaataaaaataatctcaaaaaaatttcatattttaaaatatatatatatatatatatacaaatcCTCCAGACAATCCTTTGAAACACAAACTTTTTacaggaaaatgttttgatcCCTTACTACAGTGCTGATCAAAGTTTAGTTATGACAGATAGTCCCCAGCATTATAATAaaactgggagaaaaaaaaatcaacaggtTTATAGAAAAGAAAGTGTGATCGCCACCCACTTCATCCATTTGTTATAATAAAAGCTCTCAATCTCTGTTTTCTTATGTTTCCTCTGCAaaagaaagagaacaagagTTTGCTTGGAATGACTATATTTAGCATAacttttttcaaagtaaacacaGATTATAAAAGACTACAACAGCTAGTCTACACAAATCGAATGGACCCCAGGCTTTGAAACACAGATGGGTAAATGTTTCAAAGAGAAAAGGTCATTGGGGTAAACGTGGAGTTGCTTTATTATTATGTAAGATCAGACCTTGTTATGAATTGGACTTGAATACTGCTTGTGCACTTTGAAGACAGTATGTTTTGAATAATTATTCACAAAAATGGTGTAAAAATCTGAGGTAAAGCAAATTCTTTGACTTGCCATTTTAAGCTAAATGCCCCCtaaaatgacttaaaaattTGGTTAATAGGGCTGCTTAAAGACACAGTATCCCATCTGTTAAACTCTACAAAGGCGCAAAAGTAGAAAGAACTGATTATTGGTAGACTACAGGCTACAGGAAACTAAATGGGTTGGGGTTAGTGACATTCACCTTGAAATATGCATTCAGTGATGTGGTGGGTGGCTGACGAGTCAAATGAGGTCAATAATAATCATCTGTAATGACGCTTGCTATACTGGCCGCACCAGTGTGactgcagtaaaacacagaaTTGCAGGAGTAGCCAATTCAAGATTTACAAATCAATTAAAATTATTTGTGCTCAGTGTAATCATTTCAAgagattaattttttttttctacagatCATGAATGCATATTTAAGTGTAATGTGACTAGTCTCTTCAAAGTGTCTGCATTTTGTGCAGAGGACAACTGGCTGACACACTTTTAAGCCAGAGCAGCTGCACACTTATACCACAAAAGGTGAAATGATTCTTGACTCTTGTATTTCCTTCATATTTCATCTTACACAGCTAATCatgttatttttctattaaCACTACAGACTTTCAATATATAACTTGTTACAAATAAGTAGAACCAATATATTAATCAAAAATTGGCAAATTTATTTCACTTGGGAGAAGGACATGTACTGGTATTACCATcattgagaaaaaaagaaaatcaatccAAAAAATTTCACTGCAAATTTTTTCAGTGTGGCTCCTCCTTCATGACTTTATACTTACCCCATAGGGTTAAAAAGGCAAAAGGCAGCACTGAGTCTCACCTACTACTGAACAAATGCAAATCGATCTAAAATGGGGATCAGGTtcctcaggaaaaaaaaagaaaaaacactacCCCTTAATAGACAATGGCAAAGTTCCCAGACTAATTTGATCCATGCTGCTCATATCCTCATCCAACACTGTGAACCATGGATCAAAActtgtatttttcatgttatgttttcatgttactGTCCCGCTTAcaaaaaaaccaacataaatCTCTAACTCTTGTCACTCCCCACTAGCTGTGACTGATAGATTTCAAATGAGAAGGAGGGGAAGGCTAAGTGGGAGTTTTTAACTAGCAAAAGTTTTCCCTGTGTCTTCCTTGCCTTTGTATGTCCTCTTCCCATGTGTGAAGGGTAGGTATCTGTACTTGATCATATgctagaggaggaggagaagaaaaagaggagaattAGCAACAGGTATTaccaacaacaaacattttaaccAACTTAACTCATGTGAAGGAGAAGTACAATGACTGCCAGTTTAATCAAGTACATAAATAAAGGGATAATGTGTAACACAAGGTATTCAGGTAttcaaaatgtaatgaatgCACTTACAACTACATGGCAAATACATTTGCTTCTCGCCCTCTCACCAGtacattttctgtctgatctgGAGTGTTTACACTGCTGTGATTCCAGTATAGTGTCAATGTATACAGTGTATGTATTTGTCAGTCAGTGTATGCTTCTTACCTTGATCTGCCTCTTCATGGTGATGCAGAAGAGCATGATGAAGTACATTACAAGTATAGGCCAGAACACTGGCACATtgaaggcatcaaaaaatgtgcaAATCATGGCGATGACGATGCCTTTTGTCGCAGAATGCCTGGCAAGAAAAGTAACATAATGTCAGTTAACACAGTGTAATCGCATCTGTGACACTGAGTAAGTGTGAGCCAACAACCTCTATCCTAAGTCAAAGTAATTTACTCAATGTGGCATATATGCACTGTATGTCTAGGTATTGGCTTTAAGTGTTCATGGCATTTTTTGTTAACTCAGTAAGTTGTTAAATAGCTGATGAATAGACTGTTCAGAACTATTATAGCTACCTCACAGTCTTAAAAATGACCTttcttatttatgttttcaagttgaaaaaactaaaatatttttgacaGCACAAACCACATGGAAAGAGGAACCAAAGGTTATCTTTTCATACAACAGGCAAATAGCAGCAGACTGATGCAAAACCACTTGACTCTCTTCCTGCTTTAGTACACAAGATTTGCATAAACACATGACAGGCAAGGTTGACACAAAACTGTAAATGGTagtaacacaaagaaatgtgGCTTTGATGATCAATTAGTAGCATATTCcacttaattttttaaaatggctaAAACTTCTTAAAGATGTtagctgttgtttttacatttgatgtattttatatttgatatataATGAAGTTAGACATTTATGTTAGAAGGTTGGTCAATGGATGATAGGAATAAAATAGAGATAGCATTGAGATAATGATGAAGATCACATGGGGATCacaagcaaataaaacaaattaattcaACTCAATATCTTTATGCAGAAAAGCCACCTCCCTTTACAAATGAACTCTGCATGACTTAACTTTGGACCACACAGGTCATTTGAAAGAATCTGATTTGCAATTTCTCTGTGGATGAAAGCAACTGATGCCCAGACCATGAGCCAGACTCACCAGAATTTGAATTCAGGCAACCTCCTGATGAAAGGGCGGAACTCCTCGTTCTGCTTGGTAGGAAGGGATGGGCCCTCATCTGCAAGAAACATAGGTTATAAGGTGATGTGTTGGTTAATAAAAAGGTGGAGTCTTGAATCATGACTCAGCATTAAGACCAACAATATCAAAGTTAAAACACTATCAGATAAAAAGTAttattttgcttgttttattttacaacttCACATACTAAGAAAGCTTTTGTAATAAGTAACAAGTTGATGCATACCTGTATTGTGTATGACAACGCAGTTTTAGTAACATCCAATGTAACCTACTGCCAAGTACACAAGATaaccaaatttaaaaaaactgatctGATTTAACGGAGTCAACTTGCCTTCATCAAGCAGCGAAGGATCCACTTTTGGTGATAGAAAAGCAATGAAGAGGTTGAGATGGTAGATTCCCAAAGCATATGTTACTATATACCAACCCTGAAAAGCAGCATAAGGAACATCACCGTATCAAAAGGCTTTCTGGGCAGCCAGTAAACAGTTTGTCAGTGAACATTACATACGGACATTTTTATGCAAACAGAACAGGCCAGTAGACAAGAATTTAAGacacacatatcacacattAGAAAGGTGAGTCACACATGAACTATGTTATTCACACACCAAAAGCAGGGAGCATCACCccttcaaaacaaaaagatgaacaGTTACTGTCCTCTTGGAGTGCCTGCTAAGCCAATCTTTCAACTTTGGCGAAAACCAGCAAAAATCAACAACAGTGAGTTTTAGTTTAATGCAACCCAGCACAACAATTACACTAACTACTAGTTCAATAATTAGTAGAGGTGAACAGGCACCTCTAACTATGACAGTCTACAAAAATTGGACATTTTAAGCTTCTCAGTGGTAGTATTCACTACCGGGCAATTAAATCAGTTTGTAGTGGATAAGTAATAACAATATgataaatcaaaaaaaaaaaatgaaatacacaaTTACCTGTAGTATGTACACTCTGATCATGTAGACAGCAGTAAGTAGTAGAGTGACAGCCCATCGCACTGCATAGAACGGCGTTGACTTGTCTAGCCATGACTGATAGATCtgtaacaacacagacacaaagaaaacaaaatgtggagGTAGAGTAGTGAGACACAACCTTAGATAAAACACTACAGagcctctgtctgtttcactttcactttgcaGAGACAGTGATCCAGGACATTAACTGAGCACCCTGTGACTGTCACTGCCCTAATATCTATTTAATGTaaagtttaatattttaacCTAATATTCCCCAACCTTTGAAACCATACCTTTCTCTGCCTGACTGACCAATACAACTGGACAAACTAATGGCCACCTTCTCACTTACAATCAGAATGCACGGATGacactttttaaagaaaagtatGTAAGTACTATATTGAAATACTGTGCTGCTGATCAGCAAATAATGgattaaatctaaaaataccATTGCATTTTCATGTACTTATTTTataccacaaaaaaacaaaacaaatttagcAGCAAATCTGAATATTTGAACTTGTGTTTTCAAGATAATGGGCCTGATGGCTTAGATGGTCGAGAGACTTACAATTCAGCATTTAAGCCAGAGTATCAAATAATTTTATCcttaattatttaaatgataTGACATATGTGTGATCAAAATGATAGAGGCATTACCTGTCCAACCCGTGTGAAGAAGGCAGCAACTACAGATGGTTTCCCATGGATTGACTCCCCAACACTGTCCCCTTCTGACATTCTGCCaatgaagataaaaaaagacattttgatcAGTGGTGTATCAGTATAGTTATTTGGCTAGTTTGGCTGAAATAGATTATGTAAGTAGGAGGGGCAGTATTATCATCTAGGATGCACAAGTATAACATTTCCCACCTGTGGGTATATTGATTGGAATTTCAATCAAGCTTGTAAAATAACGAGGTGGAATTGTTTCCAGGCTACATAAATTTACTGTAGTCTACATCAATAATGATCTcatcaacaatgaaaaataggtggaaataaaaaccaaaaaggTGTATTACTataaaaattgtatttttatttttttgatatttttctcatatatatatacactatacTTTATTTTATCAGGTGTTTAAGTAATCTATCATTCTTCAAGGCCTTTTCAAGAGATAGACCAAATGTAAATTTGGATGGGATTGTGGCAGTTTTCAGTCATTAATACCATAAAGCTAATTACATGACTTGGttttaaagatgtgatgctgaAAGTGATCTGAAGATAGGTGAAACAGTAGAGGAGGGCCTGTACATTTCTGCATGTATGTACCAGTACAGTTGGTGTGTTATCAAGTCTAAATAATCTCTGTGCCTGCTTTTTTACAGATTGTACAGACAAATGACCCATCCGGTAAAACAGGTTAAGAAAGGAATGTGGCAGTAGTGTGACCAGCTATTTTGAGCTGTAAATAGAAGAATCTAGCGGAATTCCATAGGTTGTGTAGTAAAACTCTTAATTTAAGGAGAATCGTGTCAGGTACACATGATCAGTGCACGGAGAAATCGGAATAATATGCACGTAGATTATGGACATGGGAGAAATGGCCTGGAGAACAAAATCTAACACTGGCTCTTTTATCATTATAATTTTATATATCTTTTATAATTATCATACTACGTAATCTTACTAATGGCGACATATTCGGCTACTTTTTCGCTGGACCTATCAGAGATTCATTGATTTAGTAACGAGGGGATCACGAATTTCCTGGGTAACGTTACTCGCTGCCCACTTTTGTGGTTTGAGGTTATGTTACACGAATTTAATTACCAACTGCACCGTGATGCCATTGCGAGTGCAGggtatttaaattatttattttgacacGTACCGTTAGCTAGAAAAGGCAAGACCGTGTAAATCTATTAATGGTAGatgctagctaacgttagctgcaTAACTAGCTAACAAGCTTAGGCAGTCAGAAAGGGAGCTAATAAGGGATATTTATCAAAACAGACGCTCCAGTGAAACCATAACATGACTATGTTCGAAAAATATAATGCAGTAACAGTTACTAATATTTATACAGTGATATTACTGTTGTAAGTTACTCACGTTAGCCTAAAAATTAGCCCTAGAAATAGCTAACGAGCCATCTAAATGTAGATTGCCCTTTGGCCCAAATTATCGTTTGTCTGGGTTATGTAGTTTTAGTAAAGCTTCAGGTAACCCCCATCAGCCATTAAATGAATTTATAtgactacatttcccacaacTCCACCGAAGAACGCACTAAAGTcgagtgaaataaaatgtagttCGTGATTCACTTTCTCTCCATTGCAGTTTATGTGTAACAGGGAAACGTCGAACTACAAGTACCAGCAAGGAGTGTGATAAGTTGACAACTCACTTCCGGAGATACTGTATTACGTTGCCAACGGCTCCAAAGCTAGCTAGCTATCCCAGTTAGAAATCTAACTAAACTCAGCTAACCATATCAGCATTCATTGAATAATACagtatttgttcagtttgtttcttATTTCCAATAACTCTCTGCGTCTCTCGGCTATGTTAGCAACTGCTGTGAAAATAATCAATGACAGTCCTTCCTTACCTGATACGACCGCTGTTGTCACTACCCGGCTCTACCTAGCTAGCTAAACTAGCCGCCTCTCGTGCAAACTGGTGTGAACACGTCAGTACTTCCGCGAGGACTTGAACAAACGCTAGGCAAGATAGTAGATCCTCGAGAACGACGAACGACAAACAACTGAGCGTCGATAAGACGATCGACTAGTGGGCCTCGAAAGGAAGCCATACAAGCGCACACACGTCCGAGCTCAGGTAGTACTTATAAGTAACAGTATAATTTCTATGTATGTCTCATAAAATGTTGCCTAGAAGTAACCCATACCCGTCATATAAATGTCAATTCAAATAGAATTCAACGGTAGTAATTGGcctaaaaccttttttttttaaactttgataAAGTGAGACATTAAAGGAAggcaaatattttaatatccacaattttaagaaaaaacactgaccaTAACAACCTCAGAAACTAATGGACATTGATGAACAACAATAGTTACAAAGGTACACATCTTAATAATCTtcataaaactgattaaaaaagaaaagaaagaaaaaaacttatCAGGgatataaaaacaaagcacttatatttacagtatggTAATACATAATACTGATCATAAGCACAAATAATCCtaaattatttcacttttaaagCATTAAAGTGCTCTTTCTTTGACCAGTTGGTGGTTAGTGGGTTAaagtatgtgtgtctctgtaagtAAGAGGGTCTTAGAGAAAATCAAGTACAAGTTATTTTCATGGTACAAAGTCAAGAACTTACTACCAACAAATTTGACACCATACTAAAGTTGCACCATGATTAATTGTGCTGGATGGCAATCTAGGAATATAACTGGAATGTTGCTATTAAATATCCACAAACAAGTGCCATGAAGATACATACTAGTTACACAGCTAGCTATAATCAATATATGAGGACCTTGCCCTGCAAGGTTtttcaaaatacacacagagaaggaTGAAAAATGCTACTGTCTTGTCTACTGTCTTGATAAATAGGGATGGCATTCTTAATTTATTACTGTTAATTCTAATTAAATCCCTACTATTGAGATATAATACTGTTTCCGATCTTTTGTCTCTCAGAAGACTTAACATAGTATTTCccatggtaaaaaaaaaggtaatggATGCAATGTCCAACTCTTACTTGTTGACTTTGATTTCCATAGGGAGTTTTCATGAATACACACTCTTTATACTAAAGCCcatcaaaaatcaaatgatAAGGGCACACTGCACTAGAAGTCATCACATTATCATGaccattaaaaatatacatgaCTGTGTTCCAGTAACTGAGTTTCGATGTGAGTTTGATCTACCATTCAACTCTATACATTTGGTTCAAACAGGAGATACACCATTTTGAAACTATATACCCCTTTTCAACCACATCTAGTCTAAAACATTTACaagatacagtatatacatttGTACAAGTGAGGGAAAACTAaaagaacaataaataaatcagctgaGAACTAATCTTATGACCCAAAAACAGAATTGAAACTTGAAAGCTGTGAAGTGGTCGTATGTCTACTATGACAATTGTGCAACTGTAATATTGCTACACTTGATGTTCATCATAAATCTAAATTAATGCTGTTAAAAAATCTATTATCATCTATTATTGCACTGTGAGACCAAACAACATCCCACTCACCAGAATAATTGATATCACCCTCTTTGAACATGGACTTGTTAGAGTCTCATAAAGTACAGTCCAGaccatgtgtgttttcattagcATTGCTTTGACAAAGGTGTCATCACACTGGTACTTGCTATGTAGACTTGAGACGTCCTTTGTGGTGTCTTGTGTTCAATCTTCTGGATGGAACAAGTGTTCAagcacaaaatgcaaaacaaagaGTGCACGGGAAAGTGCATTAATATGGTGAAAATGtcccacatttaaaacaaaagtaataGTACATTTAAAGACCGTATCCATGTGCTTTTACTCTGTAAATGGGTTGATTGTGACAAAAATGTTGCTAAAACAGTCACAAGATTCTTTTTGGGCTCAGTGGACATCACTTTCCATAAACTCCTCTTTGATGGAGTGCTTGCTACGAGACATCTTGCAATCGGGCATGTCAAATCCAAAGTCAGCCCACTCATCAGCAGCTGTTGCCATCCCTGATGTCCCAACAACACCTGACCTGTTGGGGATAGTGATGGTGTGGCGGACACGAAAGTGCACAGCCTCCATGACGCGCTGACGCTGCAGTTCCCCACCAGCAGCCCCAATAGCCGCCATCGCAGAGGCAGCCATGTTGCTGCTGGAGCGAAGAAGCTGCTGGCCATGATAGTCATGGTGATGCGAAGAGGTGGGCAATTGGATGGGAGCACCTTGTTTCATGTCCTGCAGACCTCGCCAGATGGCAAGGCGGGACTGCTCTGGTATCTTCAGTGCTCCTAAATCCTGATGAAGGCACAAATAGTCATTGAGGAGTGTAAGAATGTAGGagaaaactaataaaataagacaagatgatgagagtgtgtgagtgctcATGTGTGACACAAAAACTAAAAGGCCTGCATATCAAAGATATTTTCAAAAACCACAT contains:
- the LOC108891645 gene encoding taste receptor type 1 member 1-like, with the translated sequence MKHVLALLCLLGTFLYAFAQCTVPASEFQLKGNYLIGGLFDIHHDSALVHHDRPEAIDCSSTKLIDSNYRKFELMRFSVEEINNSTNLLPNVSLGYEIFDHCSDTQNFPGVLDLISVNGLIQPWSEPHKNLSKVTSVVGTFTSTETLTVAPLFMMNLIPMVSYGAASSVFSRKQIFPSFLRTVHPNKDVIDVIVNIILHFNWRWVAFLNTDNDYGNDGRDLFMKRIKDTEICLAYTNGLNHDSNYSQIFKQIGALEIPIIIVFAPEWTAETLIRSAIQLNVTKKVWIAGDAWSLNKRLPKEKGIKNIGTVLGVSEPVVTIPGFSDFIYSSKRQMHCENAGQQKFCNQVCNCSNLNAEDVIAADPSFSFPVYSAVYAIAHALHNVLQCGTGTCNDKITVYPHMVLAELKKSNFTLLNQTIQFDENGDPKFGSYSIVFWNHSGDAEEIGTHTFHPTINFFINNSKIQWYMKGVPTSLCSTECPAGYAKKQDGIHKCCFNCEICQKGTYVNITEDPYKCIYCKETEWSAEGSTSCNLRVVEYVPFKDSGAILIMVGAWVLVGLTLATSVLFAINYNTPVVRSAGGPMCFLILGCLSLCSLSVFFYFDKPTVSFCILRFLPFILFYTVCLACFVVRSFQIVCIFKIAAKFPKLHSWWMKYHGQWLVITVAFVTQALLLIVGYSYGPSKPYNDTLSYPDKIILGCDINLKASSGSVFLLLSLCSLCFIFSYMGKDLPKNYNEAKAITFCLLVLILTWIIFATEYMLYHGKYIQTFNALAVLSSLYSFLLWYFLPKCYIIIFQPYKNTQQYFQGLIQNYTKTISQ
- the rer1 gene encoding protein RER1 isoform X2, yielding MSEGDSVGESIHGKPSVVAAFFTRVGQIYQSWLDKSTPFYAVRWAVTLLLTAVYMIRVYILQGWYIVTYALGIYHLNLFIAFLSPKVDPSLLDEDEGPSLPTKQNEEFRPFIRRLPEFKFWHSATKGIVIAMICTFFDAFNVPVFWPILVMYFIMLFCITMKRQIKHMIKYRYLPFTHGKRTYKEET
- the rer1 gene encoding protein RER1 isoform X1, with amino-acid sequence MSEGDSVGESIHGKPSVVAAFFTRVGQIYQSWLDKSTPFYAVRWAVTLLLTAVYMIRVYILQGWYIVTYALGIYHLNLFIAFLSPKVDPSLLDEDEGPSLPTKQNEEFRPFIRRLPEFKFWHSATKGIVIAMICTFFDAFNVPVFWPILVMYFIMLFCITMKRQIKHMIKYRYLPFTHGKRTYKGKEDTGKTFAS